In one Thioclava sp. ES.031 genomic region, the following are encoded:
- a CDS encoding sulfite exporter TauE/SafE family protein has translation MPDFATLAPLVLILMAVGAFAGVLAGLLGVGGGIVLVPAFFYLFSGLGYGSNDLMQVCVATSLATIIVTSIRSVMAHNRKGAVDWDILKQWIAPIAIGAIIGVLVVHQLRSSTMQIIFAVMVLLIACYMMFGKSSWRISDGLPGGIFRAWFGPLMGFLSVLLGIGGGSIGTPMQTLHGIPIHRAVATSAGFGVTIALPSAIGFLLTPVADAPPYSIGAVNIPAFLIVIAMTTITAPLGAALAHKLDPKKLKRVFAGFLMLVALNMLRKAFL, from the coding sequence ATGCCCGATTTCGCCACGCTCGCGCCGCTCGTCTTGATCCTGATGGCAGTGGGGGCGTTCGCAGGCGTTCTGGCGGGGCTTCTGGGGGTCGGCGGCGGGATCGTCCTCGTGCCCGCCTTCTTCTATCTTTTCAGCGGTTTGGGTTACGGATCAAACGATCTGATGCAGGTCTGCGTCGCGACCTCGCTGGCTACGATCATCGTCACGTCGATCCGCTCGGTCATGGCCCATAACCGCAAGGGCGCTGTGGATTGGGACATCCTCAAGCAATGGATCGCCCCCATCGCCATCGGCGCGATCATCGGGGTGCTGGTGGTGCATCAGCTGCGCTCCTCGACCATGCAGATCATCTTCGCGGTGATGGTGCTGCTGATCGCCTGCTACATGATGTTCGGCAAATCGAGCTGGCGGATCTCGGACGGGCTGCCGGGCGGGATCTTCCGCGCCTGGTTCGGCCCGCTGATGGGGTTCCTCTCGGTGCTGCTGGGGATCGGTGGCGGCTCGATTGGCACGCCGATGCAGACGCTCCACGGTATCCCGATCCACCGCGCGGTCGCGACCTCGGCAGGCTTCGGCGTGACCATCGCGCTGCCCTCGGCGATCGGCTTCCTGCTGACGCCGGTGGCCGACGCGCCACCTTACTCGATCGGCGCGGTCAACATCCCCGCCTTCCTGATCGTCATCGCGATGACCACGATCACCGCCCCCCTTGGCGCGGCATTGGCCCATAAGCTCGACCCCAAGAAGCTCAAGCGCGTCTTCGCGGGCTTCCTGATGCTGGTCGCACTCAACATGCTGCGCAAAGCGTTTCTCTGA
- a CDS encoding M20 aminoacylase family protein, giving the protein MPVLNRIADLGPQMTEWRHWLHRHPELRFDLHQTSGFVAAKLREIGVDEIHEGIAQTGIVALIKGQGEGPTIGLRADMDALPITEETHAEYASETPGKMHACGHDGHTAMLLGAAAYLAETRKFAGTVALIFQPAEEDGGGAEVMVDAGVMERFGISRVFAIHNAPGLPFGHFYTTPGPYLASVDEAHVTVTGRGGHAATPQGCIDPIPALSAMVTSLQTVVSRNVGAGDALVVSVTQIHAGTALNIIPESGFLTATIRCFEPEVRDLAEKRLREICEGIAAAHGVCVEIEYERGYPPTVNDPDETGFAAEVASEIAGPERVLTDAPREMGAEDFAYMLTTRPGAYLFMGTGEGAGLHHPRFDFNDEAAPVGASYLARLAERALPLG; this is encoded by the coding sequence ATGCCCGTTCTCAACCGTATCGCCGATCTCGGCCCGCAAATGACCGAATGGCGGCACTGGCTGCATCGCCATCCCGAGCTGCGTTTCGATCTGCACCAGACCTCGGGTTTTGTCGCCGCGAAGCTGCGCGAAATCGGGGTGGATGAGATCCATGAAGGGATCGCTCAGACCGGGATCGTGGCGCTGATCAAAGGGCAGGGCGAAGGGCCGACCATCGGCCTGCGCGCAGACATGGATGCGCTGCCGATCACGGAAGAAACCCATGCGGAATACGCCTCCGAGACGCCCGGCAAGATGCATGCCTGCGGCCATGACGGGCATACGGCGATGCTTCTGGGGGCTGCGGCCTATCTCGCCGAGACCCGAAAATTCGCAGGCACCGTGGCGCTGATCTTCCAGCCGGCCGAGGAAGACGGCGGCGGCGCCGAGGTGATGGTCGATGCGGGCGTGATGGAGCGCTTCGGCATCTCGCGCGTCTTCGCGATCCACAACGCGCCGGGGCTGCCCTTCGGGCATTTCTACACCACGCCCGGCCCCTATCTCGCCTCGGTAGACGAGGCGCACGTGACGGTGACGGGGCGCGGCGGCCATGCGGCGACCCCGCAGGGCTGCATCGATCCGATCCCGGCGCTCTCGGCCATGGTGACCTCGCTGCAGACGGTGGTGTCGCGCAATGTCGGCGCGGGCGATGCGCTCGTCGTCTCGGTCACGCAGATCCATGCGGGCACCGCGCTCAACATCATCCCCGAAAGCGGCTTTCTCACCGCGACGATTCGCTGCTTCGAGCCGGAGGTCCGTGATCTGGCGGAAAAACGGCTGCGCGAAATCTGCGAAGGCATCGCGGCGGCGCATGGCGTCTGCGTTGAGATCGAATACGAACGCGGCTACCCGCCCACCGTGAACGACCCCGACGAGACAGGCTTCGCCGCCGAAGTCGCAAGCGAAATCGCGGGCCCCGAGCGGGTCCTGACCGATGCTCCGCGCGAAATGGGGGCCGAGGATTTCGCCTATATGCTGACGACCCGGCCCGGCGCCTATCTCTTCATGGGCACGGGCGAGGGCGCGGGGCTCCACCATCCGCGCTTCGATTTCAACGACGAGGCCGCGCCCGTGGGGGCCTCCTACCTCGCCCGGCTGGCCGAGCGCGCCTTGCCCTTGGGCTGA
- a CDS encoding shikimate kinase, producing the protein MEGETEKLGHLTRSVVLVGMMGSGKTAVGTALSKMLDSPFLDSDHEIERAAQMTVAEIFARDGEPFFRARESEVLERLLIGPPGVISTGGGAFLSEKNRELINRLGVSVWLKADLEILWNRVRHKNTRPLLRTADPKRTLSDLLAARLPHYQKAQIAVEAEPGLSVQGMARKVVSHLREVDGLIEEVKDA; encoded by the coding sequence GTGGAAGGCGAAACCGAGAAACTGGGGCATCTGACGCGCTCCGTCGTGCTCGTCGGCATGATGGGGTCGGGAAAGACCGCCGTTGGCACCGCCCTGTCCAAGATGCTCGATTCGCCGTTCCTCGACAGCGACCACGAAATCGAACGCGCCGCCCAGATGACCGTGGCCGAGATTTTCGCTCGCGATGGCGAGCCGTTCTTCCGCGCCCGCGAATCGGAAGTGCTGGAGCGGCTGTTGATAGGACCGCCCGGCGTGATCTCCACCGGTGGCGGGGCCTTCCTGTCCGAGAAGAACCGCGAGTTGATCAACCGGCTTGGCGTCTCGGTCTGGTTGAAGGCGGATCTGGAGATCCTGTGGAACCGGGTGCGCCACAAGAACACGCGGCCCTTGCTGCGCACGGCCGATCCGAAACGGACGCTGAGCGACCTGCTGGCCGCGCGCCTTCCGCATTATCAAAAGGCTCAGATCGCGGTCGAGGCCGAGCCGGGCCTCTCGGTGCAGGGCATGGCGCGCAAGGTGGTGAGCCATCTGCGCGAGGTGGATGGATTGATCGAAGAGGTGAAAGATGCGTGA
- the ccmB gene encoding heme exporter protein CcmB, with the protein MIALLLRDLRLAVRAGGGFGLGLAFFLIVVTLVPFGVGPEGKILARIAPGILWVGALLACLLSLDRIFALDYEDGSLDLLVTAPVPLEGVVSIKALAHWITTGLPLVVAAPVFGILLHLPQGAHFWMVISLLLGTPALSVLGTFGAALTVGLKRGGLLLSLLVLPFYVPTLIFGAELVRRGAEGMNTETPLLMLAGITAATVALVPFASAAAIRVNLR; encoded by the coding sequence ATGATCGCGCTTCTGCTCAGAGACCTGCGCCTTGCGGTGCGTGCGGGCGGCGGCTTCGGCCTCGGGCTGGCCTTCTTCCTGATCGTGGTGACGCTGGTCCCGTTCGGGGTGGGCCCCGAGGGGAAGATCCTCGCGCGGATCGCTCCGGGTATCCTGTGGGTGGGCGCGCTTCTGGCCTGCCTGCTCTCGCTCGACCGGATTTTCGCGCTCGATTACGAGGATGGCTCGCTCGATCTGCTGGTCACCGCGCCGGTGCCGCTCGAAGGGGTCGTCTCGATCAAGGCGCTCGCGCATTGGATCACGACCGGGCTGCCGCTGGTCGTCGCAGCGCCCGTGTTCGGGATCTTGCTGCATCTGCCGCAGGGCGCGCATTTTTGGATGGTGATCTCGCTTCTTCTGGGCACGCCTGCGCTGTCAGTTCTGGGCACGTTCGGGGCCGCGCTGACGGTCGGGCTGAAGCGCGGCGGACTTTTGTTGTCGCTGCTGGTCTTGCCATTCTATGTGCCGACCCTCATCTTCGGTGCGGAGCTCGTGCGCCGTGGCGCCGAGGGGATGAACACTGAGACACCGCTTCTGATGCTGGCCGGGATCACGGCCGCGACGGTCGCGCTGGTGCCCTTCGCCTCGGCCGCCGCGATCCGCGTCAATCTGCGCTAG
- the aroB gene encoding 3-dehydroquinate synthase: protein MREIVPVELGERSYEVRIGTGLLENAGAEIAPLLRRPRVAVVADQTVADLHLATLRRGLGDIEMVSLTLPQGEGTKSWPQFTRTVEWLLEQKVERKDIVIALGGGVIGDLVGFAAAVLRRGVRFVQIPTSLLAQVDSSVGGKTGINAPQGKNLIGAFHQPALVLADLDVLGTLEPRDFLAGYGEVVKYGLLGDANFFDWLEANAPAMAAGDMEKRLHAVKRSVEMKAEIVARDETEEGDRALLNLGHTFCHALEAATGYSDRLLHGEGVAIGCAMAFELSQRLGLCSQEAPSRVRAHLRDMGMKTDLADIEGDLPGRDALIDLMAQDKKVLDGKLRFILARGIGEAFVTSDVPRDVLASVLDDALAAR, encoded by the coding sequence ATGCGTGAGATCGTGCCGGTCGAGCTTGGCGAGCGTTCCTACGAGGTGCGCATCGGCACCGGGCTTTTGGAAAATGCCGGCGCCGAGATCGCGCCCTTGCTGCGTCGTCCGCGCGTGGCTGTCGTCGCCGATCAAACGGTGGCCGATCTGCATCTCGCGACCCTGCGCCGTGGCCTTGGCGATATCGAGATGGTCTCGCTGACCCTGCCGCAGGGCGAGGGCACGAAAAGCTGGCCGCAATTCACCCGCACCGTCGAATGGCTGCTGGAGCAGAAGGTCGAGCGCAAGGATATCGTCATCGCTTTGGGCGGCGGTGTGATCGGCGATCTGGTGGGGTTTGCGGCCGCCGTGCTGCGCCGGGGGGTGCGCTTCGTGCAGATCCCGACCTCGCTTCTTGCGCAGGTCGACAGCTCCGTGGGCGGCAAAACCGGGATCAACGCGCCGCAGGGCAAGAACCTGATCGGCGCCTTCCATCAGCCCGCGCTGGTGCTGGCCGATCTCGACGTACTCGGCACGCTCGAGCCGCGCGACTTCCTCGCGGGCTATGGCGAGGTGGTAAAATACGGGCTTCTGGGCGATGCGAATTTCTTCGACTGGCTTGAGGCCAACGCGCCTGCGATGGCCGCGGGCGATATGGAAAAGCGCCTGCATGCGGTGAAACGCTCAGTCGAGATGAAGGCCGAGATCGTGGCGCGCGACGAGACGGAGGAGGGCGACCGCGCGCTTCTCAATCTCGGTCACACCTTCTGCCACGCGCTGGAGGCAGCGACCGGCTATTCCGATCGGCTCCTGCATGGCGAGGGCGTGGCGATCGGCTGCGCAATGGCGTTCGAGCTTAGCCAGCGCCTCGGCCTGTGCTCGCAAGAAGCCCCGAGCCGCGTGCGCGCGCATCTGCGCGACATGGGGATGAAGACCGATCTGGCCGATATCGAGGGCGATCTGCCGGGCCGCGACGCGCTGATCGACCTGATGGCGCAGGACAAGAAAGTGCTCGACGGCAAGCTGCGCTTCATCCTCGCGCGCGGCATCGGGGAGGCTTTCGTGACCTCGGATGTGCCGCGCGATGTGCTGGCAAGCGTGCTCGACGATGCGCTCGCCGCCCGGTAA
- the secD gene encoding protein translocase subunit SecD, which produces MLHISLWKRVLILIIVLIGVVFAAPNIFYNRVEGHNDAVAAAAKGESLTPEQQAAQAGWPDWLPSDIVNLGLDLRGGAQLLAEVNVGEVYKARVDALWPEFRKALAAERGTLGSIRRLNADPGVLRIQIGNADQIAEAQKIAETLNNPVSSLTGVGQKTLAITTEGKQLIIQLSDAEKAATDDRTMQQSLEIVRRRIDAAGTREPTIVREGADRILIQVPGASSAQEIKQLIGTTAKLTFNSVIGTSSNPNEAVGSDQEILPSADQKGLYYILDSLPVVTGEDLTDARPDTDQNGYPAVAFRFNASAARTFGDYTQNNIGKPFAIVLDNKVISAPTIQSHIAGGSGIITGRFTVKEATDLALLLRAGALPASMTFLEERTIGPELGADSIAAGKMAAAVGAVLVVVFMIASYGTFGVFASLALAINIALIFAILSVIGGTLTLPGIAGIVLTMGTAVDANVLVFERIREELRNQQKAKAARAIELGYERAMSAIVDANVTTFLTAVILFVLGAGPVRGFAVTFLIGIITSVFTAIWVTRLFVSIWFARRRPRELVL; this is translated from the coding sequence ATGTTGCACATCTCGCTGTGGAAGCGCGTGCTGATCCTGATCATCGTTTTGATCGGGGTCGTCTTTGCCGCGCCGAACATCTTTTACAACCGGGTGGAGGGGCATAACGATGCCGTTGCCGCCGCCGCGAAGGGCGAGTCTCTGACGCCCGAGCAGCAGGCCGCGCAGGCTGGCTGGCCCGATTGGCTGCCCTCCGACATCGTCAATCTCGGCCTCGATCTGCGCGGTGGCGCGCAGCTTCTGGCCGAGGTCAATGTCGGTGAGGTCTACAAGGCGCGCGTCGATGCGCTCTGGCCCGAGTTCCGCAAGGCGCTCGCCGCCGAACGCGGCACGCTCGGGTCGATCCGTCGCCTGAACGCCGATCCGGGCGTCCTGCGCATCCAGATCGGCAATGCCGACCAGATCGCGGAAGCCCAGAAGATCGCCGAGACGCTGAACAACCCGGTCTCGTCGCTGACCGGTGTGGGGCAGAAAACGCTCGCGATCACCACCGAGGGCAAACAGCTGATCATCCAGCTCTCGGATGCCGAGAAGGCCGCGACCGACGACCGCACGATGCAGCAATCGCTGGAGATCGTGCGCCGCCGGATCGACGCCGCGGGTACCCGTGAACCCACGATCGTGCGCGAAGGCGCCGACCGCATCCTGATCCAGGTGCCGGGCGCAAGCTCCGCACAGGAGATCAAGCAGCTCATCGGCACCACGGCGAAGCTGACCTTCAACTCGGTGATCGGCACCAGCTCGAACCCGAACGAGGCGGTGGGCTCGGATCAGGAAATCCTGCCCTCGGCCGATCAGAAGGGGCTCTACTACATCCTCGACAGCCTTCCGGTCGTGACCGGCGAAGACCTGACGGATGCGCGCCCCGATACCGATCAGAACGGCTATCCGGCGGTGGCCTTCCGCTTCAACGCGAGCGCGGCCCGCACTTTCGGCGATTACACGCAGAACAATATCGGCAAGCCCTTCGCCATCGTGCTCGACAACAAGGTGATCTCGGCGCCCACGATCCAATCGCATATCGCGGGTGGCTCGGGCATCATCACCGGCCGGTTCACGGTGAAAGAGGCGACCGATCTGGCGCTGCTGCTGCGCGCCGGTGCGCTGCCCGCTTCGATGACCTTCCTCGAAGAGCGGACCATCGGCCCGGAGCTGGGCGCGGATTCGATCGCCGCCGGCAAGATGGCCGCAGCCGTGGGCGCGGTGCTCGTGGTGGTCTTCATGATCGCGTCCTACGGCACCTTCGGCGTCTTCGCCTCGCTGGCGCTCGCGATCAACATCGCGCTGATCTTCGCGATCCTCTCGGTGATCGGCGGCACGCTGACGCTGCCCGGTATCGCAGGGATCGTGCTGACGATGGGCACGGCGGTCGACGCCAACGTGCTCGTGTTCGAGCGTATCCGCGAAGAGCTGCGCAATCAGCAGAAGGCGAAAGCCGCCCGCGCGATCGAGCTTGGCTATGAGCGCGCGATGTCCGCCATCGTCGACGCCAACGTGACCACCTTCCTCACGGCGGTGATCCTCTTCGTGCTGGGCGCAGGCCCGGTGCGCGGGTTCGCCGTCACCTTCCTGATCGGGATCATCACCTCGGTCTTCACCGCGATCTGGGTGACGCGGCTGTTCGTGAGCATCTGGTTCGCGCGCCGTCGTCCCCGCGAACTCGTACTGTAA
- the mazG gene encoding nucleoside triphosphate pyrophosphohydrolase translates to MAKPDDALIFDDTGDAAHQFTRLTAIMECLRDPENGCPWDMEQDFASIAPYTIEEAHEVADAIARQAWSELPGELGDLALQVVYHAQMASEDGRFDISDVLRAINAKMVARHPHVFGDESREKSADQQTADWEAIKAAERKAAGKSERVGVLDGVALGLPALTRAIKLQNRAARVGFDWPSTDEVLDKIVEEARELEEARDELGPEELAEEYGDLLFVMVNLGRHLGLDPEASLRAANLKFTNRFKHIERELEARGKAPTDSDLAEMDALWNEAKARKIK, encoded by the coding sequence ATGGCCAAACCCGACGACGCACTCATCTTCGACGATACGGGCGATGCGGCCCATCAGTTCACTCGGCTGACCGCGATCATGGAATGCCTGCGTGACCCGGAGAACGGTTGCCCGTGGGATATGGAGCAGGATTTCGCCTCCATCGCGCCCTACACGATCGAGGAGGCCCATGAGGTGGCCGATGCGATCGCGCGGCAGGCCTGGTCGGAATTGCCGGGCGAGCTGGGCGATCTGGCGCTGCAGGTGGTCTATCACGCGCAGATGGCGTCCGAGGACGGGCGGTTCGATATCTCCGACGTGCTGCGTGCGATCAACGCGAAGATGGTCGCGCGTCATCCTCATGTCTTCGGCGACGAGAGCCGCGAGAAATCCGCCGACCAGCAGACCGCAGATTGGGAAGCGATCAAGGCAGCCGAGCGCAAAGCTGCGGGTAAATCTGAGCGGGTCGGCGTGCTCGATGGGGTGGCCTTGGGCCTGCCCGCGCTGACCCGTGCGATCAAGCTGCAGAACCGTGCGGCGCGGGTGGGCTTCGACTGGCCCTCGACCGACGAGGTGCTCGACAAGATCGTCGAGGAGGCCCGCGAGTTGGAAGAGGCGCGCGACGAATTGGGCCCGGAGGAGCTGGCTGAGGAATATGGCGACCTGCTGTTCGTGATGGTCAATCTGGGTCGGCATCTGGGGTTGGACCCGGAGGCGTCGCTGCGCGCGGCCAATCTGAAATTTACCAACCGGTTCAAGCATATCGAGCGCGAACTTGAAGCGCGCGGCAAGGCGCCCACGGACAGCGATCTGGCCGAGATGGATGCGCTTTGGAACGAGGCGAAGGCGCGCAAGATCAAATGA
- the ccmA gene encoding heme ABC exporter ATP-binding protein CcmA gives MSMLSVEGLAVSRGGLPVLEDLSFSLDAGHALVLRGPNGVGKTTLLRTLAGLQPALAGTVSMPPESMAYAAHSDGLKSTLTVRENLGFWASIYATSDIEPALERMNLQSLETRPAHSLSAGQKRRLGLARLLVTGRPIWVLDEPTVSLDTASVGLFADAVRGHLASGGAALIATHIDLGLNEASVLDLTPFKAKTPEEGGMQGAFDEAFL, from the coding sequence ATGAGCATGCTGTCGGTCGAAGGGCTCGCGGTGTCGCGCGGTGGTCTCCCGGTTCTGGAAGACCTGAGCTTTTCGCTCGACGCAGGCCATGCGCTTGTGCTGCGCGGCCCCAACGGGGTCGGCAAGACGACGCTTCTGCGCACCTTGGCCGGGCTGCAACCGGCGCTGGCCGGGACGGTCTCGATGCCGCCGGAAAGCATGGCCTATGCCGCCCATTCCGACGGGCTGAAATCGACGCTGACCGTACGCGAGAATCTCGGCTTCTGGGCGTCGATCTATGCGACAAGCGATATCGAACCGGCGCTGGAGCGGATGAACCTGCAAAGCCTCGAGACGCGGCCCGCCCATAGCCTGTCTGCCGGGCAGAAGCGCCGCCTTGGTCTTGCGCGGCTTCTGGTCACCGGTCGCCCGATCTGGGTGCTGGACGAGCCGACCGTGTCGCTCGACACCGCGTCCGTCGGGCTTTTCGCCGACGCCGTGCGCGGCCATCTGGCAAGCGGCGGGGCCGCGCTGATCGCGACCCATATCGATCTCGGGCTGAACGAGGCCTCCGTACTCGACCTGACGCCCTTCAAGGCGAAGACGCCGGAAGAGGGCGGGATGCAGGGCGCTTTCGACGAGGCTTTCCTATGA
- the dusA gene encoding tRNA dihydrouridine(20/20a) synthase DusA has product MTTDDALIRAAKLSVAPMMDWTDRHCRYFHRQISRNALLYTEMVTAPAVIHGDRERLLGFDAAEHPVALQLGGSDAKELAEAAKVGADLSYDEINLNCGCPSDRVQSGAFGAVLMKTPDLVADCCAAMIAAQPVEITVKCRIGVDDQDPQEVLPEFIEKVAAAGVTRITIHARKAWLQGLSPKDNREIPPLDYPLVHAMKAAYPQLHLSINGGIKDLAAAEVELAQGLDGVMVGRAAYHQPMEVLGAADLRIWGQGAARDPFDVAQAMIPYIARHIERGGRLHQITRHMLGLFHGKPGARRFRQILSEGATRDGAGVELFESALSAVRERVN; this is encoded by the coding sequence ATGACGACAGATGACGCCCTGATCCGCGCAGCGAAGCTCTCGGTCGCGCCGATGATGGACTGGACCGACCGCCATTGCCGCTACTTCCACCGTCAGATCAGCCGCAACGCGCTGCTTTACACCGAGATGGTGACCGCGCCTGCGGTGATTCACGGCGATCGCGAGCGGCTTCTCGGGTTTGACGCTGCCGAACATCCGGTGGCGCTGCAGCTCGGCGGTTCGGACGCGAAGGAACTGGCCGAGGCGGCGAAGGTCGGCGCGGATCTCAGTTATGACGAGATCAACCTCAACTGCGGCTGCCCGTCCGATCGCGTGCAATCCGGGGCGTTCGGCGCGGTTTTGATGAAAACCCCCGATCTGGTAGCCGATTGCTGCGCCGCGATGATCGCCGCACAACCCGTAGAAATCACGGTGAAATGCCGCATCGGGGTGGACGATCAGGACCCGCAGGAGGTGCTGCCCGAGTTCATCGAGAAAGTGGCCGCAGCCGGCGTGACCCGCATCACGATCCACGCCCGCAAGGCTTGGCTCCAGGGCCTCTCGCCCAAGGATAACCGCGAAATCCCGCCGCTCGATTACCCGCTCGTCCACGCGATGAAGGCGGCCTATCCGCAGCTGCATCTGTCGATCAATGGCGGTATTAAAGATCTCGCCGCGGCTGAGGTCGAACTCGCCCAAGGGCTCGACGGCGTCATGGTGGGCCGCGCCGCCTATCACCAGCCGATGGAGGTGCTTGGCGCCGCCGATCTGCGCATCTGGGGGCAGGGCGCGGCGCGCGATCCCTTCGACGTGGCGCAGGCGATGATCCCCTATATCGCGCGCCATATCGAACGCGGCGGCAGGCTGCACCAGATCACCCGCCACATGCTCGGCCTGTTCCACGGCAAGCCCGGCGCGCGCCGCTTCCGGCAGATCCTGTCGGAAGGCGCGACCCGCGATGGCGCCGGGGTTGAACTTTTCGAGAGTGCGTTGTCAGCCGTACGTGAACGGGTTAACTGA
- a CDS encoding Mth938-like domain-containing protein — MSLLTEANFGASLPIDGYGPGFFRVSGEVTRGSVWVAGEEMGSWGGLDDRAPLLALAGKLDVLFIGTGEEIAHLPKDLVAELEAEGLMCEGMATPSAARTYNVLLSEGRRVGCALIAMPENPATPETPE; from the coding sequence ATGTCGCTACTGACTGAAGCCAATTTCGGGGCCTCGCTGCCGATCGACGGCTACGGGCCGGGCTTTTTCCGCGTGTCCGGAGAGGTCACGCGCGGCTCGGTCTGGGTCGCGGGCGAGGAGATGGGCAGCTGGGGCGGTCTGGACGACCGCGCGCCGCTGCTCGCACTCGCAGGCAAGCTCGACGTGCTGTTCATCGGCACCGGCGAAGAGATCGCCCATCTACCGAAGGACCTCGTGGCCGAGCTGGAGGCCGAGGGGCTGATGTGCGAGGGCATGGCCACGCCCTCGGCGGCCCGCACCTATAACGTGCTGCTGTCCGAAGGCCGCCGGGTCGGCTGTGCGCTGATCGCGATGCCGGAAAACCCTGCCACGCCCGAGACGCCTGAATGA
- the yajC gene encoding preprotein translocase subunit YajC — MFVTPAFAQAAGGASNPAAAFGQFLPLILIFVIMYFLLIRPQQKKAKEHKAMLEALRRGDQVVTQGGILGKVTHIKEDGEVEVEIAQGVKVRVVKSTIVQVVSRTEPAKTSE, encoded by the coding sequence ATGTTCGTGACCCCCGCTTTCGCGCAGGCCGCCGGTGGCGCCAGTAACCCCGCCGCCGCGTTTGGCCAGTTCCTTCCCCTGATCCTGATCTTCGTGATCATGTATTTCCTGCTGATCCGTCCGCAGCAGAAAAAAGCCAAGGAGCACAAGGCGATGCTCGAGGCGCTGCGCCGTGGTGATCAGGTCGTGACCCAGGGCGGCATTCTCGGCAAAGTCACCCATATCAAGGAAGACGGCGAGGTCGAGGTCGAGATCGCGCAGGGCGTAAAAGTCCGCGTGGTGAAATCGACCATCGTGCAGGTTGTTTCGCGCACCGAACCCGCCAAGACCTCTGAATAA
- the secF gene encoding protein translocase subunit SecF, whose amino-acid sequence MAFRLKLVPEKTTFDFFRHQKLTFGFSVVMVLASLVLVLTMGLNLGIDFRGGTTIRTEADQTEPVDIGAYRQAIAPLDLGDVLITQVYDPNFRADQKVVTIRIQAQDGQEAISPDTQAKVLESLKSVNKDIKIVATESIGPKVSGELIWTAIWSVLAAVAAILIYIWLRFEWQFSVGAVAALIHDVTVTVGIFALFQIKFDLSIIAALLTILGYSINDTVVVFDRLRENLVKYKKMPLREVMNLSVNETLSRTVMTSGTTLLALISLLVLGGDVIRNFVFAMTWGVIVGTYSSVYVAKNIVLFIGLDRNKEKKDPSEKFFDKTDVATD is encoded by the coding sequence ATGGCATTCCGTCTGAAACTGGTCCCCGAGAAGACCACCTTCGACTTTTTCCGTCATCAGAAGCTGACCTTCGGCTTCTCGGTCGTCATGGTGCTGGCCTCGCTGGTGCTCGTGCTGACGATGGGGCTGAACCTCGGCATCGACTTCCGCGGCGGCACCACGATCCGCACCGAGGCCGACCAGACCGAACCGGTCGATATCGGCGCCTACCGGCAGGCGATCGCGCCGCTCGATCTGGGCGACGTGCTGATCACGCAGGTCTATGACCCGAACTTCCGCGCCGATCAGAAGGTCGTCACGATCCGCATCCAGGCGCAGGACGGTCAGGAGGCGATCAGCCCCGACACACAGGCCAAGGTGCTGGAATCGCTCAAATCGGTGAACAAGGACATCAAGATCGTCGCGACCGAGTCGATCGGGCCCAAGGTCTCGGGCGAGCTGATCTGGACCGCGATCTGGTCCGTTCTGGCCGCCGTTGCCGCGATCCTGATCTATATCTGGCTGCGTTTTGAGTGGCAGTTCTCGGTGGGCGCGGTCGCCGCGCTGATCCATGACGTGACCGTCACCGTGGGCATCTTCGCGCTGTTCCAGATCAAGTTCGACCTGTCGATCATCGCGGCGCTGCTGACGATCCTCGGCTATTCGATCAACGATACCGTCGTCGTCTTCGACCGTCTTCGCGAGAACCTCGTGAAATACAAGAAGATGCCGCTGCGCGAGGTGATGAACCTCTCGGTCAACGAAACGCTGTCGCGCACCGTGATGACCTCGGGCACCACGCTGCTTGCGCTGATCTCGCTATTGGTTCTCGGCGGCGACGTGATCCGCAACTTCGTCTTCGCGATGACCTGGGGCGTGATCGTGGGCACCTATTCCTCGGTCTATGTCGCAAAGAACATCGTCCTGTTCATCGGGCTCGACCGCAACAAGGAGAAGAAGGACCCCTCGGAGAAGTTCTTCGACAAAACGGATGTCGCTACTGACTGA